One window of Gloeothece citriformis PCC 7424 genomic DNA carries:
- a CDS encoding pyridoxal phosphate-dependent decarboxylase family protein, whose translation MRMPRDIQSKAFDKAIRRFQALSRKAQTPDINTPGSRAVEAWFLGPKGENADLMKELIVQAIDSQANWRQSYHPEDPTHITDEIKQTAEFTQAVSLLKDKYTELLERLKGSVPFFSMRYQGHMNWDVTVPSVLGYFAAMLYNSNNVAFEGSTVTTNIEIEVGDDLCRMLGYTVPVEDSLDDQLRAWGHITCGGTVANIEGLWSARNLKFYPIAVKAALENDSRLEKAKGITVPVYEEGTQVNKPLIELSTWQVLNIQVDDVLSLSTRIVELMQNSGVDSSEASNILSDALSHYSVQDLGIQEFTRRFLNGNNNEAAIASPVFFVPGTKHYSWPKGAAILGMGASNMIDVEVDEHGRMRIYPLPQPKSDQQGLNGYSLKEDLDYCLAHKIPVYTVVAVIGSTEESAVDPLTEILALREEFRKKGLEFTVHADAAWGGYFSSLLRTEADFNLPAPKDAAPTPVSPLSTYMEQQLTALKDADSITIDPHKSGYIPYPAGALCYRNSAMRNLVTFVAPYVFHGEAEPTIGIYGVEGSKPGAAPAAVYLTHQVIRPIKTGYGKILGQTAFSCDKLYVRLLCMTDERFISVPLPIVPDSDVIPGDNEEAKIQYIRDNIDGKTNSEIFNDPQAMTALKELGPDLNILIYAFNYKTASGEFNTSLEKANLLNKKFYEKLSIDAGDDINQYNLIVSTTDFTTEAYGSQFIEHYKERLGVTGDPNVPITVIRSVIMDPWITETPDAWLSDGNPDNDKHSFIDVLETEIRKAVLEVIEENKEILGA comes from the coding sequence ATGAGAATGCCAAGAGATATTCAAAGCAAAGCATTTGACAAAGCCATTCGTCGCTTCCAAGCACTTTCAAGAAAAGCACAAACCCCTGACATCAACACACCCGGCTCAAGAGCAGTTGAAGCATGGTTTTTAGGGCCAAAAGGAGAAAATGCCGATCTCATGAAGGAATTGATTGTACAGGCAATTGATTCTCAAGCCAACTGGAGACAAAGTTATCATCCGGAAGATCCGACCCATATTACCGATGAAATTAAACAAACAGCAGAATTCACCCAAGCGGTAAGCCTTCTAAAAGATAAATATACGGAGTTGTTGGAACGACTTAAGGGGTCAGTCCCCTTTTTCAGTATGCGTTACCAAGGACACATGAATTGGGATGTCACCGTTCCCTCTGTCCTTGGCTATTTTGCAGCAATGCTCTACAACTCGAATAATGTGGCGTTTGAAGGGTCGACAGTCACCACAAATATAGAAATCGAGGTAGGAGACGATCTTTGCCGAATGCTAGGGTATACCGTTCCAGTAGAAGACTCACTAGATGATCAATTGAGAGCTTGGGGACATATCACCTGTGGGGGAACGGTTGCTAATATTGAGGGACTTTGGTCAGCGAGAAATCTTAAGTTTTATCCCATTGCTGTCAAAGCGGCTTTAGAAAATGACTCACGATTAGAAAAGGCAAAAGGGATTACTGTTCCGGTTTATGAAGAAGGGACACAGGTCAATAAGCCGTTAATTGAGTTAAGCACTTGGCAAGTTCTCAACATTCAAGTTGATGATGTCTTATCTTTATCGACTCGAATTGTCGAGTTAATGCAAAATTCAGGCGTTGACTCTTCAGAAGCATCCAATATTTTATCAGACGCTTTATCCCATTATTCTGTACAGGATTTAGGAATACAAGAGTTTACAAGACGCTTTCTCAATGGAAATAATAACGAGGCCGCCATTGCATCCCCCGTCTTTTTCGTCCCAGGTACAAAACACTACTCATGGCCTAAAGGAGCGGCTATATTAGGCATGGGAGCATCCAATATGATCGATGTTGAAGTTGATGAGCATGGGAGAATGAGAATTTATCCCCTACCTCAACCCAAATCAGATCAACAGGGACTTAACGGGTATAGTCTCAAAGAAGATTTAGATTATTGTCTAGCTCATAAAATTCCCGTTTATACTGTAGTTGCAGTGATTGGATCTACAGAAGAAAGCGCAGTCGATCCCCTCACAGAAATTCTGGCACTTCGAGAAGAATTTCGCAAAAAAGGCTTAGAATTTACGGTTCATGCTGATGCCGCTTGGGGAGGATATTTTAGTAGTTTATTACGAACAGAAGCAGACTTTAATTTACCCGCTCCTAAAGATGCCGCACCGACTCCCGTTTCTCCTTTAAGTACCTACATGGAACAACAATTGACAGCCTTAAAAGATGCTGATTCAATTACGATCGATCCTCATAAATCCGGTTATATTCCCTATCCAGCCGGAGCGCTTTGCTATCGTAACTCAGCGATGCGTAATTTAGTGACCTTTGTTGCTCCCTATGTATTTCATGGAGAAGCAGAGCCAACCATTGGCATTTATGGAGTGGAGGGATCAAAACCGGGTGCGGCTCCGGCTGCGGTTTATTTAACCCATCAAGTGATTCGACCGATTAAAACGGGTTATGGTAAAATTTTGGGTCAAACTGCCTTCAGTTGCGATAAACTCTATGTTCGGCTGTTGTGTATGACCGATGAGCGTTTTATTTCTGTTCCCCTGCCGATTGTTCCAGATTCCGATGTGATTCCGGGGGATAACGAAGAGGCAAAAATTCAATACATTCGGGACAATATTGATGGTAAAACCAATAGTGAGATCTTCAATGATCCCCAGGCAATGACGGCACTCAAAGAACTCGGGCCTGACTTAAACATTTTGATCTACGCTTTCAACTATAAAACGGCTTCAGGAGAATTCAACACCAGTTTAGAGAAAGCCAACCTCCTGAATAAGAAGTTTTATGAAAAGCTCAGTATTGATGCTGGAGATGATATTAATCAATACAATCTCATTGTCAGTACCACAGATTTTACTACAGAGGCTTATGGTTCTCAATTTATCGAACACTATAAGGAGCGCTTAGGGGTAACGGGTGATCCCAATGTACCGATTACCGTTATTCGATCGGTGATTATGGATCCTTGGATCACGGAAACGCCTGATGCTTGGTTATCTGATGGGAATCCGGATAATGATAAGCATTCGTTTATTGATGTGCTAGAAACAGAAATTCGCAAAGCGGTTTTAGAGGTTATTGAAGAAAACAAAGAGATCCTCGGAGCGTAA
- a CDS encoding ABC1 kinase family protein: MLSKNDQVQGLPWQQAQSFPFLRHLEIFSVAVRFLVYLWWDNLVQNYSTKRRHRRAKWLVRQLLKLGPTFIKIGQSLSTRADLLPIEYVQEFSQLQDRVPGFSAEIAILTIETELGKPITDLFEQFESSPLASASLGQVHRAKLFTGEEVVVKVQRPGLQKLFNLDFEVVHQLLRFANWFPSFRKYRLEAIYQEFFGLLFQEIDYINEGKNAERFRENFQDYPQIKAPIVYWEYTTRKILTLEYLPGIKVDDRTALEANGVNLDEVIKLGICSYLKQLLLDGFFQSDPHPGNMAVNLNGDLIFYDFGTMAEVKPVAKDQMIKTFFAVLKKDTDEVVETLVYMGLIEPISDLSSVRRIVRFLLDNFRDKPVDIRAFEQISEEVYLMFKQQPFRLPAQMTFIIKSLTTLDGIARALDPQYNLLAASQPFIQSLTVSDGNRKTLVMTLARQTANLIRNTFTPGSRTERLILRLEERIEQGDLRFRVRSLENERLLKRIYLGVKTLINACLMGFSVLAAIGLLPTPYRELAIIPFSLAGLFGLFFLRSAISLLIQERLDRLAEK; encoded by the coding sequence ATGCTATCCAAGAATGATCAAGTTCAAGGTTTACCCTGGCAGCAAGCTCAATCTTTTCCTTTTTTGCGCCATCTAGAGATTTTTTCTGTAGCGGTTAGATTTTTAGTTTATTTGTGGTGGGATAATTTAGTTCAAAATTATTCAACTAAACGAAGACATCGGCGAGCAAAGTGGTTAGTTAGACAGTTATTAAAACTTGGCCCAACTTTTATTAAAATTGGACAATCTTTATCAACTCGCGCCGATTTATTACCGATAGAATATGTCCAAGAATTCTCTCAATTACAGGATCGAGTTCCTGGATTTAGTGCAGAAATAGCGATTTTAACCATTGAAACAGAATTAGGAAAACCCATTACTGATTTATTTGAGCAGTTTGAAAGTTCTCCTCTCGCTTCTGCTAGTTTAGGACAAGTTCATCGAGCTAAACTTTTCACGGGAGAGGAAGTTGTTGTTAAAGTTCAGCGTCCCGGATTACAAAAATTATTTAATTTAGATTTTGAAGTTGTGCATCAACTTTTAAGATTTGCGAATTGGTTTCCCAGTTTTAGAAAATATAGATTAGAAGCGATTTATCAAGAGTTTTTTGGGCTTTTATTTCAAGAAATTGATTATATTAATGAAGGAAAAAACGCGGAACGATTTAGAGAAAATTTTCAAGATTATCCCCAAATCAAAGCTCCGATTGTCTATTGGGAATATACCACCCGAAAAATATTAACTTTAGAATATCTACCCGGTATTAAAGTGGACGATCGCACAGCTTTAGAAGCGAACGGCGTTAATTTAGATGAAGTGATTAAATTAGGAATCTGTTCTTATTTGAAACAGTTGTTATTAGATGGATTTTTTCAGTCTGATCCTCATCCTGGAAATATGGCAGTTAATCTGAATGGAGATTTAATTTTTTATGATTTTGGCACAATGGCAGAAGTTAAGCCAGTGGCTAAAGATCAGATGATTAAAACGTTTTTTGCTGTGCTGAAAAAAGACACTGATGAAGTGGTAGAAACTTTGGTTTATATGGGATTAATTGAACCCATATCCGATCTCAGTTCAGTTAGGAGAATTGTTAGATTTTTATTAGATAATTTTCGAGATAAACCGGTTGATATTAGAGCCTTTGAACAGATTAGTGAAGAAGTTTATCTGATGTTTAAACAGCAACCTTTTCGTTTACCGGCTCAAATGACATTTATAATTAAATCATTAACCACTTTAGACGGGATTGCCAGAGCGTTAGATCCTCAATATAATCTTTTAGCAGCGAGTCAACCTTTTATTCAAAGTCTTACTGTATCGGATGGGAATAGGAAAACTTTAGTTATGACGTTAGCCAGACAAACCGCAAATTTAATTAGAAATACCTTTACTCCTGGGAGTAGAACAGAACGTTTAATTTTACGTTTAGAAGAAAGAATTGAACAGGGAGATTTACGTTTTAGAGTTCGTTCTTTGGAAAATGAACGGCTTTTAAAACGGATTTATTTAGGGGTGAAAACGTTAATTAATGCTTGTTTAATGGGGTTTAGTGTTCTGGCTGCGATCGGATTATTGCCGACTCCTTATCGGGAATTAGCGATTATCCCTTTTAGTTTAGCCGGGTTATTTGGGTTGTTTTTCTTACGTTCTGCTATTTCTTTATTAATTCAAGAGAGGTTAGATAGATTAGCGGAAAAATAA
- a CDS encoding NAD(P)/FAD-dependent oxidoreductase, with protein sequence MKNNSTQKPRVVIVGGGFAGLYTAKALKDAPVDVTLIDKRNFHLFQPLLYQVATGNISPADISSPLRLVLRHHKNTQVILDEVLDVDPHTKQLILKGHEPISYDMLIVATGVSHFYFGNDHWQTFAPGLKTIEDALEIRRRIYMAFEAAEKETDPEIRQAWLTFVIVGGGPTGVELAGAIAEIAHSSLEGDFRQIDTTATQILLLEGMDRILPPYPPELSVKAQESLTKLGVTVQTKTLVTNVTEEMVTVRQEEQVKNIAAKTILWAAGVKASKMGEVLAQRTGAKLDRAGRVMVEPDLSVVGHPDLFVIGDLANFSHQGDKPLPGVAPVAMQQGEYMAKLIKKRITKEPIEAFYYIDRGSLAVIGQNSAVVNLGFVKLSGFLAWLIWVWAHIYYLIEFDNKLVVMVQWGWNYFTQGRGARLITGEASPSTFVEVEARENKSRPHSVSHQPAVKV encoded by the coding sequence ATGAAAAACAACTCAACCCAGAAACCTCGTGTCGTTATTGTTGGTGGTGGTTTTGCAGGACTTTACACCGCGAAAGCCCTCAAGGATGCCCCCGTCGACGTGACACTGATTGATAAACGAAATTTTCATCTTTTTCAACCTCTTCTCTATCAAGTCGCTACAGGAAACATTTCACCGGCGGATATTTCTTCTCCGCTTCGTCTGGTCTTACGTCATCATAAGAATACCCAAGTTATCCTCGATGAAGTTCTCGATGTTGATCCACACACCAAACAACTCATTTTAAAAGGTCATGAACCCATTAGTTATGATATGTTAATTGTGGCTACAGGAGTCAGTCACTTTTACTTTGGGAATGACCATTGGCAAACTTTTGCCCCAGGATTAAAAACCATTGAGGATGCTTTAGAAATTCGCCGACGAATCTATATGGCCTTTGAAGCTGCCGAAAAAGAAACCGATCCGGAAATTCGTCAAGCTTGGCTCACTTTTGTCATTGTCGGCGGAGGCCCCACTGGAGTAGAATTAGCCGGAGCGATCGCAGAAATTGCCCATAGTTCTCTTGAGGGAGATTTTCGGCAAATCGATACTACAGCCACGCAAATTTTATTATTAGAAGGAATGGATCGGATTTTACCGCCTTATCCTCCCGAATTATCCGTTAAAGCGCAAGAATCCTTAACTAAATTAGGGGTAACAGTACAAACAAAAACCCTAGTCACCAATGTTACTGAGGAAATGGTAACAGTCCGTCAAGAAGAACAGGTGAAAAATATTGCCGCTAAAACCATTTTATGGGCGGCTGGCGTTAAAGCCTCCAAAATGGGGGAAGTATTGGCACAAAGAACAGGAGCAAAATTAGACCGGGCCGGACGAGTCATGGTAGAACCCGATTTAAGTGTTGTGGGACATCCTGACTTATTTGTGATTGGAGACTTAGCGAATTTTTCCCATCAAGGAGATAAACCCTTACCGGGGGTTGCACCGGTGGCGATGCAACAAGGGGAATACATGGCTAAATTGATCAAAAAACGGATCACAAAAGAACCGATCGAGGCATTTTACTATATAGATCGGGGAAGTTTAGCCGTAATTGGTCAAAACTCAGCAGTGGTTAATTTAGGGTTTGTCAAATTATCTGGGTTCTTAGCTTGGTTAATTTGGGTTTGGGCCCACATTTATTACTTAATCGAATTTGATAATAAATTAGTGGTCATGGTGCAATGGGGATGGAACTATTTTACCCAAGGACGAGGCGCACGTCTGATCACGGGAGAAGCGTCTCCTTCTACTTTTGTGGAAGTTGAAGCGAGGGAAAATAAATCTAGACCTCATTCAGTCAGTCACCAACCCGCAGTCAAGGTATAG
- a CDS encoding multicopper oxidase family protein codes for MGRWTRVHAQATGGGTAILATPLPQYVTELPDLLASPLTGTQLSIPIAANSHDFGLGLAGVTTTPTWGYGGATYLGPTIVAQSGTPINIDWINNLTGNINAHLLPVDTTIHWAHPSSGIPVVTHLHGGKNLSLSDGLPDAWVTNTGQRGRLAQPATTGSGNSLTYKYPNEQEAATIWYHDHALGITRLNVYAGLAAFYIIRDAFDTGAPDNPLGLPTSPYEQLIVIQDKLFTTIGELFYPASNADLALLAPNAPVFPGNAPYPSVLPEFFGNTIVVNGVAWPKMTVEPRLYRLRLLNGCDTRFLNLFFNGNLVQMYQIGTDQGLLNAPVPVKAVTIAPGERADLLVDFTRAVGRNVTLQNNAPGTFKRPIVVDPKTTGQIMQFQVGATVGNTTNNLVPVTLRPPASPTITIPPTPTQPPRQLALFEWLPLNQNPPEYGRLTPLLGTVADGAILWEGNLPETMTFVGTEITGGGLYYTENPRAGSIETWEIYNTTVDNHPIHLHLVRFQILDRQKFTATQLTPISPLTNIKFQGKAIPPAPEEAGWKDTVICPPGQVTRIVVKFELPSEETTPAEYVWHCHILSHEDNEMMRPFVVEP; via the coding sequence TTGGGGCGGTGGACTCGGGTTCACGCTCAAGCCACAGGAGGAGGAACAGCAATATTGGCAACCCCCCTACCTCAATATGTTACAGAACTTCCGGACTTGCTGGCTTCTCCTTTAACAGGAACTCAATTATCAATTCCAATAGCTGCAAATTCTCATGATTTTGGTTTGGGATTGGCAGGAGTCACTACAACTCCTACATGGGGTTACGGTGGAGCTACTTATCTAGGGCCAACGATCGTGGCGCAGTCAGGAACACCAATCAACATAGACTGGATAAACAATCTTACGGGCAATATCAATGCTCACTTACTCCCAGTAGATACCACTATTCACTGGGCACATCCATCATCCGGCATTCCGGTGGTGACTCACCTTCATGGTGGCAAGAACTTGTCTCTAAGCGATGGTTTACCGGATGCTTGGGTTACTAACACTGGCCAAAGAGGTCGTTTAGCCCAACCTGCCACCACAGGTAGTGGGAATTCTCTGACTTATAAATACCCAAACGAGCAGGAAGCGGCCACTATTTGGTATCACGACCACGCTCTAGGTATCACGCGCCTTAATGTCTATGCCGGTCTGGCAGCCTTCTATATCATCCGAGATGCGTTCGATACAGGAGCGCCTGATAACCCGCTTGGTTTGCCAACTTCGCCTTACGAACAGTTGATCGTCATTCAAGATAAACTTTTTACTACCATAGGAGAGCTTTTCTACCCTGCTTCCAACGCCGATCTCGCTCTACTTGCTCCCAATGCACCCGTCTTTCCAGGGAATGCGCCCTATCCTAGCGTCCTGCCAGAGTTTTTTGGCAATACAATTGTAGTCAATGGCGTAGCCTGGCCAAAGATGACCGTAGAGCCTCGGCTATACCGCTTGCGCTTGCTCAATGGCTGTGATACCCGCTTCCTCAATTTGTTCTTTAACGGTAATTTAGTGCAAATGTATCAAATCGGAACTGATCAAGGACTGTTGAATGCGCCTGTACCCGTTAAAGCAGTTACCATTGCTCCGGGGGAACGTGCCGACCTCCTTGTTGACTTCACCAGAGCAGTGGGACGAAACGTCACTTTACAGAACAACGCCCCAGGTACTTTTAAGCGACCCATTGTAGTTGATCCGAAAACAACGGGTCAGATTATGCAGTTCCAAGTAGGCGCAACAGTAGGAAATACAACAAATAACCTTGTACCTGTAACTTTGCGTCCTCCTGCCTCCCCTACCATCACAATCCCTCCGACACCAACGCAACCACCAAGGCAACTGGCTCTGTTTGAGTGGCTTCCTCTAAATCAAAACCCCCCAGAATACGGGCGTTTAACCCCTCTGTTAGGGACAGTGGCAGATGGTGCTATTTTGTGGGAAGGCAATCTACCTGAAACCATGACCTTTGTTGGAACTGAGATCACAGGTGGAGGTCTATATTACACCGAAAATCCGAGGGCTGGTAGCATCGAAACTTGGGAAATTTACAACACGACAGTGGATAATCATCCCATCCACTTGCATCTGGTTAGATTCCAAATTCTTGATCGCCAGAAATTCACAGCAACCCAACTGACTCCCATCTCTCCTCTAACCAATATTAAATTCCAGGGGAAAGCAATTCCTCCCGCACCCGAAGAAGCTGGATGGAAGGACACGGTTATTTGTCCACCGGGTCAAGTTACCCGCATTGTTGTTAAATTTGAGCTTCCAAGCGAAGAAACTACACCTGCTGAATATGTCTGGCATTGCCACATTCTCTCCCATGAAGACAATGAGATGATGAGACCTTTTGTAGTTGAGCCATAA
- a CDS encoding DNA cytosine methyltransferase — MIRVVSLFSGCGGMDLGFIWAGYEIVWANDIDHDACETYQLNIGDHIIEDDIKNINFKHLPECDLILGGFPCQDFSMIWKREGLKTDRGNLYQYFVKAVEAKNPLVFLAENVKGLLTANGGKAIKRIIEDFKYCGKFGYNIYADIYNFADYGTPQLRERVLIIGIRQDISYQYIKPKPTHTPENYVTAGQALKEVEKVSHNNEHMNIKSKTRTMLTLIPEGGNFQSIPKTSPYYVKGMISHVYRRLNRNKPSTTIIAAGGGGTWGYHFSEPRPLTNRERARLFGYPDDFIFVGSIASVRRQIGNSVPPVGIKVIAEELKKAFN; from the coding sequence ATGATTAGAGTAGTTTCCTTATTTAGTGGCTGTGGAGGAATGGATTTAGGGTTTATCTGGGCAGGATATGAGATTGTATGGGCAAATGATATTGATCATGACGCTTGTGAAACCTATCAATTAAATATAGGCGATCATATCATTGAAGATGACATTAAAAATATTAATTTTAAACACCTGCCTGAGTGTGACCTAATTTTAGGGGGGTTTCCTTGTCAAGATTTTTCTATGATTTGGAAAAGAGAGGGACTGAAGACAGACCGGGGGAATTTATATCAATATTTTGTCAAAGCGGTAGAAGCTAAAAATCCTCTGGTTTTTCTGGCTGAAAATGTTAAAGGGTTATTGACAGCTAATGGAGGAAAAGCAATTAAAAGAATTATTGAAGATTTTAAATATTGTGGAAAGTTTGGGTATAACATTTACGCGGATATTTATAATTTTGCAGACTATGGAACGCCTCAATTAAGAGAAAGAGTATTAATTATAGGAATTCGACAAGATATTTCCTATCAATATATCAAACCTAAGCCAACTCATACCCCGGAAAATTATGTCACAGCCGGACAAGCTTTAAAGGAGGTAGAAAAAGTTAGTCATAATAATGAACACATGAACATTAAATCTAAAACTCGAACGATGTTAACGCTGATTCCAGAAGGAGGAAATTTTCAATCTATCCCCAAAACATCCCCTTATTATGTTAAAGGAATGATTAGTCATGTCTATAGAAGATTAAACAGAAATAAACCATCTACAACCATTATTGCAGCCGGTGGGGGGGGAACTTGGGGTTATCATTTTTCTGAACCTAGACCTTTAACGAACAGAGAGAGAGCAAGATTATTTGGATATCCTGATGATTTTATTTTTGTGGGTTCTATTGCGAGTGTACGAAGACAGATAGGAAATTCTGTTCCTCCTGTGGGGATTAAAGTAATAGCAGAGGAACTTAAAAAAGCTTTTAATTAG
- a CDS encoding S66 peptidase family protein, with amino-acid sequence MSLFHQHQPQPNLTLKRLNRRQFLTTCTATLAGLIALSKQVKASNQPMIRPPKLYPGAGVGLISPASAVFLQEDLNIVVDAVKALGLVPYLAPHLMDRYGYLAGKDQDRAADVNQFFADPNIKMLMPLRGGWGCSRMLPYLDYNLIRKNPKIIIGFSDITALILAIYAKTGLVTFHGPNGLTSWRKDQTQSFREVLFLGEKATYQNQLAPEDSDRLMQVKNRIQIITPGKTRGKLIGGNLTLVSNLVGTPYFPDAQGAILFVEDVGEEIYRIDRLLTHLKLAGVLDQLSGFIFGQCINCDPDRYYGSLTLEEVVRDHIQPLNIPAWYGATIGHLEPVLTFPIGIEVEIDANTGTIRMLEPAVI; translated from the coding sequence GTGTCTTTATTTCATCAACATCAACCCCAACCTAACCTAACTTTAAAGAGGTTAAATCGTCGTCAATTCTTAACCACTTGTACCGCTACTCTTGCCGGTCTAATTGCCCTATCAAAACAGGTAAAAGCCTCAAATCAACCCATGATTAGACCTCCTAAATTATATCCTGGGGCAGGAGTCGGCTTAATTAGTCCTGCTAGTGCCGTTTTTTTACAAGAAGATTTAAATATAGTTGTAGATGCAGTAAAAGCGTTAGGACTTGTACCTTATTTAGCTCCTCATTTAATGGATCGTTATGGATATTTAGCGGGAAAAGATCAAGACCGGGCAGCAGATGTTAATCAATTTTTTGCCGATCCAAATATTAAAATGTTAATGCCTTTGCGAGGGGGTTGGGGTTGTAGTCGGATGTTACCCTATTTAGACTATAATTTAATTCGCAAAAATCCTAAAATTATTATCGGTTTTAGTGATATTACGGCTTTAATTTTAGCCATTTATGCTAAGACTGGATTAGTGACTTTTCATGGCCCTAATGGGTTAACTTCTTGGCGGAAAGATCAAACTCAATCGTTTCGAGAAGTGTTATTTTTGGGAGAAAAAGCAACTTATCAAAATCAACTCGCGCCCGAAGATTCCGATCGCTTAATGCAGGTCAAAAATCGCATTCAAATTATTACCCCAGGAAAAACGAGAGGAAAACTGATCGGCGGAAATTTGACTTTAGTCTCTAATTTAGTGGGAACTCCCTATTTTCCCGATGCACAAGGGGCTATTTTATTTGTTGAAGATGTAGGAGAAGAAATTTATCGGATCGATCGCCTCCTAACTCATCTTAAGTTAGCGGGGGTATTAGATCAATTATCTGGGTTTATTTTTGGTCAATGTATTAATTGTGATCCTGATAGATATTATGGCTCTTTAACGTTAGAAGAAGTAGTTAGAGATCACATTCAACCGTTAAATATTCCGGCTTGGTATGGGGCAACTATTGGTCATTTAGAACCGGTTTTAACCTTTCCTATTGGGATAGAGGTAGAAATAGATGCTAATACCGGTACAATTCGGATGTTAGAGCCGGCTGTCATTTAA
- a CDS encoding tetratricopeptide repeat protein, translated as MFQLFLLLLLNIGSLFLVGCQAVKPPESETVISPSPAVAPTPPKPSAEEVKAASEYRQLGLEYRSQKRYPEAIEALSKSVNLDPYNLSGGVIYGWTLHLAGKQPEAIAALQKTLSLDPNHVPALNALGIVYLVSGNLPLAVETHHQAIKLKPANEIAHYNLSLAYHRLKNYDQGIIHGQEATVLEADNPHPWVSLALIYWDKGDKSLAQQTYQKAIALDGRYRERWFLDHLKEAGFTVEQIDTVEAIRQYQ; from the coding sequence ATGTTTCAACTCTTTTTACTATTGTTGCTCAATATTGGTTCACTCTTTCTAGTGGGATGTCAAGCGGTTAAGCCTCCTGAGTCAGAAACGGTGATCTCTCCTTCTCCTGCTGTTGCTCCGACTCCTCCTAAACCTTCCGCCGAAGAGGTTAAAGCCGCCAGCGAGTATCGACAATTGGGGCTGGAATATCGTAGTCAAAAGCGTTATCCTGAAGCGATCGAGGCTTTATCTAAATCGGTGAATCTCGATCCTTATAATCTCTCTGGTGGGGTCATTTACGGTTGGACGTTACATTTAGCCGGTAAACAACCAGAAGCGATCGCCGCACTGCAAAAAACCTTAAGTCTCGATCCTAATCATGTGCCGGCTTTAAATGCCTTGGGAATTGTTTATTTAGTGAGTGGAAATTTACCCTTGGCGGTAGAGACTCACCATCAAGCGATCAAACTTAAACCGGCTAATGAAATAGCCCATTATAATCTCAGTTTAGCTTATCATCGTCTTAAAAATTATGACCAAGGGATTATTCATGGTCAAGAGGCGACGGTTTTAGAAGCGGATAATCCTCATCCTTGGGTAAGTTTAGCTTTAATTTATTGGGATAAAGGGGATAAATCTCTAGCCCAACAAACTTATCAAAAAGCGATCGCTCTCGATGGGCGCTATCGGGAAAGATGGTTTTTAGATCATTTAAAAGAAGCCGGATTTACTGTAGAACAAATTGACACCGTTGAGGCAATTCGCCAATATCAATAA